From Salvelinus sp. IW2-2015 linkage group LG2, ASM291031v2, whole genome shotgun sequence, one genomic window encodes:
- the LOC111976069 gene encoding aryl hydrocarbon receptor, translating into MLSNAGVYAVKKRKKPVQKTKKTPAPEVVKSNPSKRHRDRLNGELDRLTGLLPFPEDVCSRLDKLSVLRLSVGYLKVKSFFKATMKKNSVLFPSENGLNINGMEATNFSKGDLLLQALNGFVLVVTAEGHVFYASPTIQDYLGFHQSDVVHQSVFELIHTDDRAMFRRQLHFALNPKPFDPEQGGDGMASSSDITRNIVTYNPEQLPPENSSFLERNFVCRFRCLLDNSSGFLALNFQGRLKFLHAQSMLGDDGTPSQPNLGLFTIATPVQNPSILEIRSKTIFFQTKHKLDFTPVGVDARGKVVLGYSEMELCMRGSGYQFIHAADMMYCADQHVRMIKTGESGLTTFRLLQKTGCWVWVQANARLVYKGGRPDFIIARQRALLNSEGEEHLRQRKMQLPFSFTTGEALLYETGPTLDATEFQTNSPKIRKVESLDPQSLLGSLLKQDESVYTQPQEPQLPIDQAFMDSRALTNVACNSWQSSMEPQGPDGDDDGDGPSEVMQKGAVVDMIDALEKMARDGDLCEALQGLDVDAAELMEWESALIRLSQESNGTGGGDTSPELDDIMTNDIFSYVEEALFKDSSQESGNQPNCSIMVNNNPNLNLFTEVFNNNNNNQDGPFTGMVSPTGVGQCKPGLLDSRSFIHNGSPVNGQIGQVTDNGPDDLAGQNQAGPHQVFNSTQRLSHFGPQIPQMDRNIPTLQQLQLNHIFTPSLELPELTIPHSSGQNGAVTFGTNMAGSCAQAPNNHMGSPQGITGRVHSNQSPPQFFTHNGLPATMAPNGPQQISVPQSNHVAPSLVDGWASMIPSNAFVSPQIESSNLNLSNPLPTACLQGNSAPFQSLKIQRVRQWTQNQQQLPPPASTIQNGIMQNGHKFIPDCHSQATETQRVPLTGLWPQNPNRLYHQTQQGGLANDQPAPSSSCMFENISPPLPNGNSHVDGTRLAPTLSVCQSRMVDPQDQSPPQGSCYFQWGPSEPVVGTSAVIQDNASTSPPSRPLVANITTPEGLLAMQQYLAGCSGVVQTQILSLPVIDSNGIFSLPPLVNGSMCFTEHNQTNYCNF; encoded by the exons CGACCATGAAGAAAAACAGTGTCCTGTTTCCCAGTGAGAATGGGCTGAACATTAATGGGATGGAAGCCACAAACTTCTCCAAGGGGGACCTACTACTCcag GCTCTGAATGGCTTTGTGCTGGTGGTCACAGCTGAAGGACATGTGTTCTATGCCTCTCCTACTATCCAAGACTACCTGGGCTTCCATCAG tCAGATGTGGTCCACCAGAGTGTGTTTGAGCTGATCCACACAGACGACAGAGCAATGTTCAGACGACAGCTTCACTTTGCCCTCAACCCCAAGCCCTTTGACCCAGAGCAGGGAGGAGACG GCATGGCAAGCAGCAGTGACATCACCAGGAACATTGTGACCTATAACCCTGAGCAGCTCCCCCCAGAGAACTCCTCCTTCCTGGAGAGGAACTTTGTGTGTCGCTTCCGCTGCCTCCTGGACAACTCTTCTGGCTTCCTG GCTCTGAACTTCCAGGGGCGTCTCAAGTTCCTCCATGCCCAGAGCATGCTGGGGGATGACGGGACACCGAGCCAGCCCAACCTGGGCCTCTTCACCATCGCAACCCCTGTCCAGAACCCGTCCATTTTGGAGATCAGATCTAAGACAATCTTCTTCCAGACCAAACACAAGCTGGACTTCACCCCCGTGGGTGTTGATGCCAG GGGGAAGGTTGTCCTGGGCTACTCAGAGATGGAGTTGTGTATGAGAGGCTCTGGTTATCAGTTCATCCATGCAGCTGATATGATGTACTGCGCAGACCAGCATGTCAGAA TGATTAAGACAGGAGAGAGTGGTCTGACCACATTCAGACTACTTCAGAAGACCGGGTGTTGGGTCTGGGTCCAGGCCAATGCCAGGCTCGTCTACAAAGGAGGAAGGCCTGACTTCATCATCGCACGCCAGAGAGCTTTGCT TAATTCTGAGGGAGAGGAGCATTTACGCCAGAGGAAGATGCAGCTGCCCTTCAGCTTCACCACCGGGGAGGCCCTGCTGTACGAGACCGGCCCCACTCTGGATGCAACTGAGTTCCAAACCAACTCCCCAAAAATCCGCAAGGTGGAGTCTCTGGACCCCCAGTCTCTGCTGGGCTCCTTACTGAAGCAAGACGAGTCCGTCTACACCCAGCCCCAGGAGCCTCAGCTACCCATAGACCAGGCATTCATGGACAGCCGAGCGCTCACCAACGTAGCCTGTAACTCCTGGCAGAGTAGCATGGAGCCCCAGGGGCCCGACGGGGATGATGATGGTGACGGTCCCAGTGAGGTGATGCAGAAGGGGGCGGTGGTGGACATGATAGACGCCCTGGAGAAGATGGCACGAGATGGGGACCTGTGTGAGGCGCTGCAGGGGCTGGACGTGGACGCGGCCGAACTGATGGAGTGGGAGAGTGCCCTCATCAGGCTGAGCCAGGAATCCAACGGGACTGGGGGCGGGGATACCTCCCCGGAGCTGGATGACATCATGACCAACGACATCTTCTCTTACGTGGAGGAAGCCTTGTTCAAGGACAGCAGCCAGGAGAGCGGTAACCAGCCCAATTGCTCCATTATGGTCAACAACAACCCGAACCTAAACCTGTTCACAGAGGtgtttaacaacaacaacaacaaccaggaTGGACCATTCACAGGAATGGTCAGCCCTACAGGTGTCGGACAGTGCAAGCCCGGGTTGCTTGACAGCCGCAGCTTTATCCATAATGGCTCCCCAGTGAACGGTCAAATTGGTCAGGTAACAGACAATGGACCAGATGATTTGGCAGGACAGAACCAGGCAGGACCACACCAGGTGTTCAACAGCACCCAGAGGCTCTCCCACTTTGGCCCCCAGATCCCTCAGATGGACCGGAACATCCCCACCCTGCAGCAGCTACAGCTCAACCACATCTTCACCCCCTCTCTGGAGCTCCCCGAGCTCACTATCCCACACAGCTCAGGCCAGAACGGGGCTGTTACGTTTGGCACCAACATGGCTGGATCCTGTGCTCAGGCACCAAACAACCACATGGGAAGCCCTCAGGGTATCACTGGCCGAGTCCACTCTAACCAGTCACCTCCACAGTTTTTCACTCATAATGGCTTGCCAGCTACAATGGCACCAAACGGACCACAGCAGATCTCGGTTCCGCAATCCAACCATGTAGCACCTAGTCTGGTGGATGGCTGGGCATCCATGATTCCCAGTAATGCCTTTGTTTCACCCCAGATTGAATCTAGCAATCTCAATCTATCTAATCCCCTTCCGACTGCTTGCCTTCAGGGAAACAGTGCACCATTTCAGTCACTCAAAATCCAGAGAGTTCGGCAGTGGACCCAGAACCAGCAGCAGTTGCCACCCCCAGCCAGCACAATACAGAATGGAATAATGCAGAATGGACACAAATTCATCCCTGACTGTCACAGTCAAGCCACAGAGACCCAAAGAGTCCCTCTCACAGGCCTTTGGCCACAGAACCCCAACAGACTGTACCACCAAACCCAGCAGGGGGGATTGGCCAATGACCAGCCTGCTCCATCCAGTAGCTGCATGTTTGAGAACATCTCACCCCCCCTCCCTAATGGAAACAGCCACGTGGATGGCACCAGGCTGGCCCCCACGTTGTCTGTATGCCAGAGTAGGATGGTGGACCCCCAGGACCAGAGTCCTCCACAGGGCTCTTGCTACTTCCAGTGGGGCCCCAGTGAGCCGGTGGTGGGCACGTCAGCCGTCATCCAGGACAACGCCAGCACCAGCCCCCCGTCTCGCCCGCTGGTGGCCAACATAACCACCCCTGAGGGCCTACTGGCCATGCAGCAGTACCTGGCTGGATGCAGCGGAGTCGTACAGACACAG ATTCTAAGCCTCCCTGTTATAGACAGCAATGGAATATTCTCTTTACCACCCCTTGTAAATGGATCCATGTGCTTTACAGAGCACAACCAAACCAACTATTGCAACTTCTAA